One genomic region from Leishmania panamensis strain MHOM/PA/94/PSC-1 chromosome 10 sequence encodes:
- a CDS encoding deaminase, putative (TriTrypDB/GeneDB-style sysID: LpmP.10.0670), which yields MLVHYVDAFMRAALSEAEMALEEGEVPVGCVLVRTDANEAAYVELALESPDAITGASPHTASLLSDDQLVESCIAARGRNQTNLQHHALAHAEFIAAEQLRDAATRGGDASAGASASEAGAAGGTEDLVGVAKENQLTSSSTATPLSDLAEYVLYVTVEPCVMCSAMLLYNRIEHVFFGCRNPRFGGNGTVLALHTPLCLHEPSEPAQPAAHGPRLVDTLKRSPSAHENGSRCSGAWWPGYVSEGGHTEAEAISLLQRFYERENPNAPGHKRRRKP from the coding sequence ATGTTGGTGCACTACGTCGACGCCTTTATGAGAGCGGCTCTCAGCGAGGCCGAGATGGCGCTTGAGGAGGGCGAAGTTCCAGTAGGATGCGTGCTGGTGCGCACGGACGCCAACGAAGCAGCATACGTGGAGCTTGCGCTGGAGTCGCCAGATGCGATTACCGGTGCATCACCTCACACGGCCTCGTTGCTCAGCGATGACCAACTCGTGGAGTCCTGTATCGCTGCGCGCGGTCGTAATCAAACCAATCTACAACATCATGCGTTGGCCCATGCCGAGTTCATCGCCGCTGAGCAGCTGAGGGATGCTGCAACGAGGGGCGGTGATGCCAGCGCGGGTGCGAGCGCCAGTgaagcaggtgctgctggaggaacGGAGGACTTGGTGGGGGTAGCGAAGGAAAATCAGCTGACCTCCTCGTCGACAGCCACGCCTCTGTCAGACCTGGCTGAGTACGTGCTCTATGTCACTGTGGAGCCGTGCGTGATGTGCAGCGCGATGCTGTTGTACAACCGCATCGAGCACGTCTTTTTCGGGTGCCGCAACCCCCGCTttggcggcaacggcaccGTGCTGGCCCTGCACACACCGCTGTGTCTGCACGAGCCTTCAGAACCAGCTCAACCAGCAGCCCATGGGCCACGCCTCGTGGACACGTTAAAGCGCTCGCCCAGCGCTCATGAAAATGGGAGCAGGTGTAGTGGGGCGTGGTGGCCCGGGTACGTGAGCGAGGGCGGCCATACGGAGGCAGAAGCCATCAGCCTCCTCCAACGCTTCTATGAGCGGGAAAACCCCAACGCACCGGGGCACAAGCGCCGCCGGAAGCCTTGA
- a CDS encoding hypothetical protein (TriTrypDB/GeneDB-style sysID: LpmP.10.0675): MSGHHHTSDPNLTQNQGNMLGDRPCVRQSRLYREGCSGNVMKELLGQSELTWKTDQTEGCYGGGHVYDHNTEDHCAAPTQQQQLKQQCQPPQQQQQQQQAVSASTGRGLRPGAGYANRQTYNIFTGQ; this comes from the coding sequence ATGTCCGGCCATCACCACACAAGTGACCCAAACCTGACGCAGAATCAGGGCAACATGCTCGGCGACCGGCCGTGCGTACGCCAGAGCCGCCTGTACCGTgagggctgcagcggcaatgTGATGAAGGAGCTGCTCGGCCAGTCGGAGCTGACGTGGAAAACAGACCAGACGGAGGGCTGCTACGGTGGTGGTCATGTGTATGACCACAACACCGAAGATCACTGCGCGGCACCTacccagcaacagcagctgaaACAGCAATGTCAGCCTcctcagcaacagcagcagcagcagcaggctgtGTCGGCCAGCACCGGTCGCGGCCTCCGCCCCGGTGCCGGCTACGCCAACCGCCAGACGTACAACATCTTCACGGGACAGTAA
- a CDS encoding hypothetical protein (TriTrypDB/GeneDB-style sysID: LpmP.10.0680), with translation MIQAYLSDLAQHISLHPSCRAELRRHWPAPHYHKTPNDVFEEAEELLWRQCTEATSVPSSTTAVIGAHYESKTSRSAGMFNPYETFSLHLKRKRKKQAIAGSQRHFKDLSLEEQQQTTTETSLSKATRQISSSNLSVKSTSSARVSDAIPSTPRTSPRTRSGNLGGASAITANPAAAVDAKGKRATLSTSAASEATAAVKKTKGTSAPTARPSASASSPAKAATTTVVAAPPPPPSPDPLASVSSQKRSSGAAAAAAKKESAAAPVSAAEDSGYAIPKRNTRKPKSAGCDASDTKPKRAGSSSTAPVSPRVNATTTSGSPRSEVATKKKKTAGSSSSRVGSVAANSDSGSERRNYVRDPLHIRLPHNSPYRGRQATGRSGHHPVHVTVRWSGARQRWHRFLAQYPAFARLERAMLLQLPIRRAAPSGSSDAHEMGLNVVACEDDSYRRVVEIVPRQCFTSPRESESVEGSDAARSTGRSAAHPHRTVGNTSSDNAPHADVPLHLMQQLCSSDREANQTTTTAAAERRASSSTASRPTAPHSHARMHGLSEDEEIVSCAVAHSSVINSSSGNVLAPRLSGRNLTLKSSTILSQSTPTAARTSALGISGSELPTPSSIEHFPPISHSAVRQPNSILIIRSPPQDYVDEAAACGSYYHSRQLGVAENANNLLRVMGPVNAHGICGLPGGVASAHSQSRLRVTYVTANTHSSTHALSTQHQSLKLSTDRGSNLSTSQSVISVPSCATPSLQLPQQHSGLRGVDYGQPLYSLNASGRNFSDPMASGHVLSNLNSPTHVNAATKTRGGVGDGGRAAHAGGVIPTLQSPLPSFPSTPLFPTSPFSPAVTAPMLLMRSVKRCSPTSTSAGGGQEKPPPLSVKRVMTQRGRSFLLRQQHQQEGSSHAPPGDCAPVGVEYGTEIPPHPSHEDPLPLTADTVAFTPLAVHMASNLYKDSKPPNWKLAQALLSLAPPPPPPRASRPLDAAPGAPQLLGNQQATSAQHLTSGGEGADHTPRIPAQIHWQSSHFSVNSVVPSGTGESFQLLQQRTHPSHIEVTPTTLCSDEWYLHPLMGDEGGANHSSATYCSHASVSQVTQQYGDSSTSFMRCGSDSNLPETSLCPLAYTQARLYSTSESTAWRENTSIATVAATPVLSTMLAHGTPTGSCVNYLCNCYSPLFLEPQTSLYRSHQHNFTSLVRSHQRVSSCSLASTSFLSHPLVRTPSLCTMGSASLQGARLASPGLARTSPFANTMVTSTASAPQVFCKYQRSDHQRRRHRLLPPLPGMRCPGMAGRLAFDAYRAAVHSGVITEEEECSYYLSHRRCTSARATPVASLINLYRQSAAVTPAPGSPLCVVSLADCHIRSPLGVTPLSTTDDGHNARARWDDEQEESSEVAVEREETTSDTLHCIYHIPRCCDDLYHRDEEALEMLSITTTSSCAFGAGLDGLCWKDWMPSSPVDAGEDMLRAMEQATSTAAGSPASSYARDSSRLSAIVHSSSRRSQDPLSSGPLASLPTPSATPAADSFSAASPTIAGAGAQNSTIAASSRQASSVFGNGGRVAPRNSDDLVCATCRALDPALTEGVSMDDAYLLATSPAYCDGGDNPPLQRHHRRQHSSTGMSSDCENHRSAPGSGKRAFIAEWIVSKLQKHMEKKKQKMQRKALEFEAATTTSKGGAAADTTTSKGGAAAGVGSTRKPRLDAGLNLLSSPTGALRGHSGTSSMSELSDICSPCGGNSGQLSKGSASRRQRLAYLVTAYQTERVIHEQKRREVEANHRELEALVHRSRMKMTPAAAAAGYYYEAHVVTSPSITQPLAQSHSKPFVKAPLKPATTSAATVAKKADAIGDGATRCSNKCASRTGEHIEDPAMEKHPSVSSQSLRVAAQGEAPSLRHTSKAEKGLANTMNPQRKGSASSSRAQTTSVASSSTATKRKLSDAAAPPLTKQQSEGGRRASKAPATASTAEAERMRVALDTLKTKKNAIKTWIRGLQR, from the coding sequence ATGATCCAAGCATACTTGTCGGACCTGGCGCAGCACATCAGCCTGCACCCCAGCTGTCGTGCCGAGCTGCGCCGTCATTGGCCGGCCCCGCACTACCACAAGACGCCCAATGATGTCTTTGAGGAAGCTGAAGAGCTACTCTGGCGCCAATGCACTGAGGCCACTTCAGTCCCCTCCTCGACTACGGCGGTGATTGGCGCTCATTATGAAAGTAAAACAAGCCGCAGTGCTGGGATGTTCAACCCGTATGAGACCTTCAGTCTGCACTTGAAGCGCAAGCGTAAGAAGCAAGCGATAGCTGGTTCTCAACGCCACTTTAAGGACTTGTctctggaggagcagcagcagacgacaACAGAAACATCGCTGTCGAAAGCGACGCGGCagatcagcagcagcaacctcAGCGTGAAGTCGACGAGCTCGGCACGCGTTAGTGACGCTATCCCGTCCACCCCCCGTACATCTCCGCGCACGCGATCCGGCAATCTCGGAGGCGCATCGGCCATCACGGCAAATCCGGCAGCCGCTGTGGACGCGAAGGGGAAGCGAGCAACTTTGTCAACGTCTGCAGCAAGCGAAGCCACGGCCGCAGTCAAGAAAACCAAAGGAACCAGCGCACCCACTGCACGGCCCTCCGCGTCGGCTAGCAGCCCGGCGAaggccgccaccaccaccgtcgtcgccgcccctcctccccctccttctcccgaCCCCCTCGCGAGTGTGTCCTCACAAAAACGCTCAagcggggcggcggcggcggcggcaaagaAAGAGTCCGCTGCAGCCCCCGTGAGCGCCGCAGAGGACTCCGGCTATGCCATACCGAAACGAAACACGAGAAAACCCAAGTCAGCGGGCTGCGATGCAAGCGATACGAAACCGAAGAGAGCGGGCAGCAGCTCTACGGCACCGGTCTCGCCGCGCGTTAACGCGACGACGACCTCAGGCTCTCCTAGAAGCGAGGTAGCCactaagaaaaaaaagaccgCTGgcagctcgagcagcagAGTGGGCAGCGTTGCAGCCAACAGTGACAgtggcagcgagagaaggaacTATGTACGCGACCCGCTACACATCCGCCTTCCGCACAACTCGCCGTACCGAGGACGACAGGCGACCGGTCGAAGCGGACATCATCCTGTGCACGTGACAGTTCGCTGGAGCGgggcacggcagcggtggcatcGCTTCCTCGCGCAGTACCCGGCCTTCGCGCGACTAGAGAGGGCGatgctcctgcagctgccgattcgccgcgcggcgccgtcgggGAGCTCAGATGCTCATGAGATGGGGCTAAACGTGGTCGCGTGTGAAGATGACAGTTACCGCAGAGTGGTGGAAATAGTGCCGCGCCAGTGCTTCACGTCACCACGGGAGTCAGAATCTGTGGAAGGCTCCGACGCCGCCAGATCAACGGGTCGGTCCGCCGCACACCCGCATCGTACCGTTGGTAACACCTCCTCTGACAACGCCCCACACGCTGACGTGCCACTGCAcctgatgcagcagctgtgctccAGTGACAGAGAAGCCAATCAGACCAccacaacggcagcagcagaacgaCGCGCCTCATCTTCTACCGCCAGCCGTCCCACTGCCCCCCACTCACACGCCCGCATGCACGGCCTGAGCGAAGACGAGGAGATTGTCTCGTGCGCTGTTGCCCACAGCTCCGtcatcaacagcagcagcggcaacgtcCTTGCACCCCGTCTCTCCGGTCGGAATCTGACGCTGAAGAGCTCGACGATCCTGTCGCAGAGCACCCCCACGGCTGCGCGCACGTCAGCGCTCGGTATTTCTGGCTCGGAACTGCCAACGCCATCCAGCATAGAACATTTCCCTCCCATTTCTCACAGCGCTGTCCGCCAGCCGAACTCGATTCTCATCATTCGATCTCCTCCGCAGGACTACGTCGACGAAGCCGCGGCTTGCGGCTCCTACTACCACTCCCGCCAACTTGGCGTGGCAGAGAACGCGAACAATCTTCTCAGGGTGATGGGTCCTGTCAACGCCCACGGAATTTGTGGGCTGCCGGGTGGTGTTGCCTCCGCCCACAGCCAGAGTCGCCTCCGCGTCACTTATGTGACTGCGAACACGCACAGCAGTACACACGCGCTCTCTACACAGCACCAAAGCCTTAAGCTCAGCACAGATCGAGGCTCGAACCTGTCCACCTCTCAGTCCGTGATATCCGTCccctcctgcgccaccccgtctctacagctgccgcagcagcacagcggcCTCCGTGGCGTGGATTACGGTCAGCCCCTGTACTCCCTGAACGCGAGCGGTCGCAACTTCTCTGATCCCATGGCAAGCGGGCACGTGTTGTCCAACTTGAACAGCCCCACACACGTAAACGCTGCCACAAAGACCcgtggcggcgttggcgaTGGTGGTAGGGCTGCGCACGCAGGTGGTGTCATCCCTACCTTGCaatcgccgctgccatcttTTCCCTCGACACCGCTGTTCCCgacctcccccttctccccagCGGTGACCGCGCCAAtgctgctgatgcggagCGTAAAACGTTGCAGTCCCACTTCCACAAGCGCCGGTGGAGGTCAGGAGAAGCCGCCACCACTCAGCGTGAAAAGGGTGATGACGCAGCGAGGTCGCTCATTCCTTCTGCGTCAGCAACACCAACAAGAAGGCTCGAGTCATGCGCCCCCAGGCGACTGCGCCCCTGTCGGTGTGGAGTACGGCACAGAGATTCCGCCCCATCCCTCACACGaggaccccctccccctcacggCTGACACGGTGGCCTTCACTCCACTGGCGGTGCACATGGCCTCCAACTTGTACAAGGACTCCAAACCTCCAAACTGGAAACTGGCGCAGGCGCTTCTCAGcttggcgccgccgccacctcctcctcgagccTCGAGGCCTCTGGACGCCGCGCCGGGCGCCCCGCAACTCCTGGGAAACCAACAGGCCACTTCCGCCCAACACCTCACAAgcggtggcgaaggtgcAGACCACACACCCCGCATCCCCGCGCAAATACACTGGCAGTCCTCACACTTTTCGGTCAACTCGGTAGTACCCAGCGGTACTGGCGAGTCATTTcagttgctgcagcagcgcacccacccctctcacATAGAAGTGACCCCCACCACTCTGTGCAGTGACGAGTGGTATCTGCACCCTCTCATGGGTGACGAGGGCGGCGCCAACCACAGCAGTGCCACCTACTGCAGCCACGCCTCCGTCTCGCAGGTAACGCAGCAGTATGGGGACTCGTCCACATCGTTCatgcggtgcggcagcgacagcaaccTGCCGGAGACGTCACTCTGCCCCTTGGCGTACACGCAAGCACGCCTCTACTCCACCAGCGAGAGCACGGCCTGGCGCGAGAACACCAGCATCGCCACagtcgcagcgacgccagtCCTGTCCACAATGTTGGCGCACGGCACCCCCACAGGGTCGTGCGTGAACTACCTCTGTAACTGCTACAGCCCCTTGTTCTTGGAGCCACAAACATCGCTCTACCGGTCGCACCAGCACAACTTCACCAGCTTGGTGCGCTCACACCAGCGCGTATCCAGTTGCTCTCTCGCGTCGACGTCCTTCCTCAGTCACCCGCTTGTGCGCACGCCCTCGCTCTGCACAATGGGAAGCGCCTCTCTACAGGGAGCACGGCTCGCCTCGCCAGGCCTGGCTCGTACATCGCCCTTCGCCAACACCATGGTGACCTCAACCGCTTCAGCACCACAGGTATTCTGCAAGTACCAGCGGTCagaccaccagcgccgccgccaccggctcctgccaccgctgccggggATGCGGTGCCCTGGTATGGCTGGCAGACTCGCCTTCGACGCCTACCGCGCCGCAGTCCACAGCGGCGTCATTaccgaagaagaagaatGCAGCTATTACCTCAGCCATCGTCGGTGCACCTCGGCGAGAGCGACACCAGTTGCGTCCTTGATCAACCTGTACCGCcagtcggcggcggtgacaccGGCGCCTGGCAGTCCACTCTGCGTGGTGTCGCTGGCAGACTGCCACATCCGCTCCCCTCTGGGCGTCACGCCCTTGAGTACAACGGATGACGGGCACAACGCGAGGGCGCGCTGGGACGAcgagcaagaagagagcagTGAAGTAGCGGTTGAACGTGAGGAGACCACCTCCGACACACTGCACTGCATATACCACATCCCTCGCTGCTGTGATGACCTGTACCAccgcgacgaggaggcgctcgAGATGCTCAGCATCACGACGACCTCATCCTGCGCCTTTGGGGCCGGTCTCGATGGGCTCTGTTGGAAGGACTGGATGCCATCTTCTCCGGTAGATGCGGGCGAAGACATGCTGCGGGCAATGGAGCAGGCcacctccacagcagcaggatCCCCGGCGTCCTCGTACGCGCGGGACTCGAGCCGCCTCTCTGCAATCGTCCACAGCAGTAGTCGAAGGAGTCAGGACCCGCTTAGCAGCGGCCCGCTCGCATCGCTGCCAACCCCTAGTGCGACCCCCGCTGCGGACTCCTTTTCGGCCGCCTCACCCACCATTGCGGGCGCTGGTGCGCAGAACAGCACCATCGCTGCAAGCAGCCGTCAAGCATCGAGTGTGTTTGGGAACGGGGGAAGAGTGGCGCCGCGCAACTCCGATGATCTCGTCTGCGCCACCTGTCGTGCCCTCGACCCTGCGTTAACTGAGGGCGTAAGCATGGACGACGCCTATCTGCTCGCCACCTCGCCCGCCTactgcgacggtggcgacaacccgccactgcagcgccaccaccggcgcCAACACTCGTCCACTGGTATGTCGTCCGATTGCGAGAATCACCGGAGCGCGCCGGGGAGCGGCAAACGTGCGTTCATTGCGGAGTGGATTGTCTCgaagctgcagaagcacatggagaaaaagaagcaaaagatGCAGCGCAAGGCGCTAGAATTTGAGGCCGCTACCACGACAAGCaaaggcggcgcggcggccgaTACCACGACAAGCaaaggcggcgcggcggccggAGTGGGCAGTACACGGAAGCCTCGCCTTGACGCCGGATTAAATCTGCTTTCGTCGCCTACCGGTGCGCTGCGGGGGCATAGCGGTACGTCGAGCATGTCCGAGCTCAGCGACATCTGCTCGCCGTGCGGTGGCAACTCCGGCCAGCTTTCCAAGGGCTCTGCTAGCCGTCGCCAGCGGCTTGCCTACCTGGTCACGGCGTACCAGACGGAGCGCGTCATTCACGAACAGAAGCGgcgcgaggtggaggcgaaCCACCGCGAGCTCGAGGCGCTTgtgcaccgcagccgcaTGAAGATgacgccagcggcggcggcggcgggctACTACTACGAGGCTCATGTAGTAACGTCCCCGTCCATTACTCAGCCGCTCGCGCAGTCACACAGTAAACCCTTCGTCAAGGCGCCCTTGAagcccgccaccaccagcgcggcgacggtggcaaaAAAGGCAGATGCCATcggtgacggcgccaccAGATGCAGTAACAAGTGCGCGAGTAGGACTGGGGAGCACATTGAAGACCCGGCGATGGAGAAGCACCCGTCCGTGAGTTCACAGTCTCTGCGGGTGGCAGCGCAAGGAGAGGCGCCTTCCCTGCGACATACCAGcaaggcagagaaaggaCTTGCCAACACAATGAACCCGCAGCGGAAAGGCAGCGCAAGCAGCTCTCGCGCGCAGACGACATCGGTAGCAAGCAGTAGCACAGCAACAAAACGGAAGCTaagcgatgctgccgcaccCCCGCTGACGAAGCAGCAAAGTGAGGGCGGGCGCCGGGCAAGCAAGGCACCAGCGACGGCGTCCACAGCGGAGGCAGAGCGGATGCGCGTGGCGCTGGACACTCTCAAGACAAAGAAAAATGCTATTAAAACTTGGATTCGTGGCCTGCAACGTTGA
- a CDS encoding hypothetical protein (TriTrypDB/GeneDB-style sysID: LpmP.10.0690) has translation MANAPPLCRRLQLLQPTLPLFATSHNRSPKIASDHPSVAPLHMSYSFAVVPPPAPSATPAFEAHVSTLLRHVPHPTFLTCTSYSPYFTSAESEGAATATGSADHAANAAETSSTQQALSYLHQCLAADVGLALTVTATRATFPAASVQHKSSSPASMLPTTTLTGASRVGMIAVLGDFSRRTSTPPATELGMANSREATRHRSLGLMVLRGDDGGYTRQRLTAAAQKAGASTSPSSPSFNPYFDFADGIDLLGFINSALRSHGVGAMPEASGSESASGAICMCVGGYPQGHVLDRKWGTAQESADAVTAAPAPSEQSLLPYQTPASLRFLDEVDAVLTSTEARLRRAQGTYSSPHPPSVESCVEIAGALLARLDAVRRLWTMPSSYPPDVRAACTRRTIADKVLLRPPGTRQCVAAGTWDASGNVGACVVVTQMITSAAELLDYVEDIRSALCSSVATARSVLCDHDGNSTAATEEKTTSLTCVESTAPAAMLPSSSPSLVVVPGLMAPLRGDQFLRSTLQLKVIPSPPFQAALHEYEGALHSAVETLRKAAASTKDTAHGHSSAPTGVPERKPNCSVSRGAIDMYQQAKETAETCFQERMVDITVAIVRDLRAHGYTHVNFSTFQYGCGDAVGRVVAALAAEGGEAVAPP, from the coding sequence ATGGCCAATGCCCCGCCGCTATGTCGTCGCCTACAGTTGCTGCAGCCCACGCTGCCCCTCTTCGCTACTAGCCATAACCGTTCACCCAAGATCGCCTCTGACCACCCTTCTGTAGCACCGCTTCACATGTCCTACAGCTTCGCTGTGGTGCCGCCACCCGCCCCCTCCGCTACACCTGCCTTCGAGGCGCACGTCAgtacgctgctgcgccacgtccCGCATCCAACGTTTCTCACCTGTACGAGCTACAGTCCGTACTTTACCTCTGCCGAGTCGGAGGGCGCGGCGACCGCAACAGGCTCCGCAGACCACGCGGCAAACGCGGCAGAGACATCTTCGACCCAGCAGGCACTCTCGTACCTCCACCAATGTCTCGCGGCAGATGTGGGTCTTGCCCTCACTGTCACAGCCACGCGCGCCACGTTCCCCgcggcgtcggtgcagcacaagtcctcttctcctgcctcTATGctgccgacgacgacgctgacggGTGCGAGTCGGGTCGGAATGATCGCTGTCCTCGGTGACTTTAGTCGCCGCACCTCTACACCACCTGCCACCGAGCTGGGCATGGCAAACTCTCGAGAAGCGACTCGCCACCGCAGCCTTGGGCTGATGGTCTTGCgcggtgatgatggtggcTACACTCGGCAGCGCCtaacagctgctgctcagaAGGCCGGAGCATCCAcgtctccttcttccccttccttcaACCCATACTTTGACTTCGCGGATGGTATTGATCTACTGGGCTTCATCAACTCCGCTCTCCGAAGTCATGGTGTAGGAGCAATGCCTGAGGCTTCGGGTAGTGAATCCGCTAGCGGGGCgatctgcatgtgtgtaggCGGGTATCCGCAGGGCCACGTGCTAGACCGGAAGTGGGGAACAGCGCAAGAGTCAGCCGAtgccgtcaccgctgcaccgGCGCCCTCGGAGCAGTCACTCTTACCATACCAGACGCCGGCCTCCCTTCGCTTCCTTGATGAAGTAGACGCCGTCCTTACCAGCACGGAAGCGCGGCTGCGACGGGCTCAGGGAACATACAGTTCCCCACACCCTCCGTCGGTCGAGTCCTGCGTGGAGATTGCTGGTGCTCTTCTCGCCCGCCTCGATGCCGTGCGTCGACTATGGACGATGCCATCCTCCTACCCACCTGACGTGCGTGCCGCCTGTACGCGGCGGACAATCGCGGACAAGGTGCTTCTCAGACCACCTGGAACGCGGCAATGCGTCGCAGCCGGCACTTGGGACGCCTCTGGCAACGTAGGCGCTTGCGTGGTTGTGACACAGATGatcacctccgccgcagaGCTTTTGGACTACGTAGAGGACATACGGAGTGCGCTGTGCTCATCGGTGGCCACTGCCAGAAGCGTTCTGTGCGACCACGACGGCAacagcactgctgccaccgAAGAGAAGACAACGAGTCTGACATGCGTAGAATcaacagcaccagcagcaatGCTGCCATCGTCATCGCCCTCTCTGGTTGTAGTGCCAGGGTTGATGGCGCCACTGCGGGGAGACCAGTTTCTGCGCTCGACACTGCAGCTCAAAGTCATCCCGAGTCCACCATTTCAAGCTGCATTGCACGAGTACGAGGGGGCGCTGCACTCCGCAGTGGAGACGCTGCGCAAAGCGGCCGCCTCGACTAAGGACACAGCACACGgtcacagcagtgcgccaactGGGGTGCCGGAAAGAAAACCAAATTGTTCAGTATCTCGCGGTGCGATCGATATGTATCAGCAGGCGAAGGAAACAGCGGAGACGTGCTTCCAGGAGCGGATGGTGGACATCACGGTGGCCATTGTGCGAGACCTCCGCGCTCACGGCTACACGCACGTGAACTTCTCCACCTTCCAGTACGGATGTGGTGACGCAGTCGGACGCGTCGTGGCCGCGCTGGCCGcagaaggcggagaagcagtggcaccgccgtgA